A single genomic interval of Malania oleifera isolate guangnan ecotype guangnan chromosome 13, ASM2987363v1, whole genome shotgun sequence harbors:
- the LOC131145872 gene encoding agamous-like MADS-box protein AGL61, translating to MDNSKKKKTAGRRKVAMKKIKDKKKRQVTFSKRRQGLFKAASKVCVHYGVEIAIVVKSPSNNFFCFGHPSSDSVIDSYLAGQGSSVVEGRPPPACGGSGASWWEQPIDTMTLEELE from the coding sequence ATGGATaattcaaaaaagaagaaaacgGCAGGTCGAAGAAAGGTGGCGATGAAGAAGATTAAAGATAAAAAGAAACGCCAAGTTACGTTTTCAAAGCGCCGACAAGGCCTCTTTAAGGCTGCGAGTAAGGTATGTGTACATTACGGCGTGGAGATTGCCATTGTTGTCAAGTCACCTAGCAACAACTTCTTCTGCTTCGGCCATCCCAGCTCGGACTCTGTCATCGACAGCTACCTCGCCGGCCAAGGCTCTTCAGTAGTCGAGGGTCGTCCTCCGCCAGCATGTGGCGGCAGCGGAGCGTCCTGGTGGGAGCAGCCTATTGATACAATGACATTGGAGGAGTTGGAGTAA